In a genomic window of Phragmites australis chromosome 14, lpPhrAust1.1, whole genome shotgun sequence:
- the LOC133891485 gene encoding adenylate isopentenyltransferase 5, chloroplastic-like, whose amino-acid sequence MSLYSAPTASVATAITLRRFIAPAAPPIDIRRLERDMAFPAPPPPLVSANRYVGAKHKAVVVMGATGTGKSRLAVDLALRFGGEVINSDKIQVYAGLDVATNKVTAEECAGVPHHLLGVAHPNDDFTAADFRREAFRAAGAITARGRLPIIAGGSNSYIEELVDGDRRSFRERYDCCFLWVDVQLPVLHGYVSRRVDEMYTRGLVDEVVAAVDPHRTDYSRGIWRAIGVPELDAYLRWLRSSGDDEDERARLQAVAIEDIKSNTSRLSCRQRAKIQRLAKLWQVRRVDATEAFRRRGDAADEAWQRLVAAPCIDAVRSFLHNDAVPADDLPPDVPVFTPAAAAAVAV is encoded by the coding sequence ATGTCACTCTACTCGGCGCCCACAGCCTCCGTCGCCACCGCTATCACCCTCCGGAGGTTCATAGCACCAGCTGCACCACCGATTGATATAAGGCGGCTAGAGCGCGACATGGCGTTTcctgcaccgccgccgccgcttgtCAGTGCCAATAGGTACGTGGGAGCGAAGCATAAGGCCGTGGTGGTGATGGGCGCGACGGGGACAGGCAAGTCGCGCCTCGCCGTGGATCTCGCTCTCAGGTTCGGCGGCGAGGTGATCAACTCGGACAAGATTCAGGTGTACGCGGGCCTGGACGTGGCCACCAACAAGGTCACGGCGGAGGAGTGCGCTGGCGTGCCTCACCACCTGCTCGGGGTGGCGCACCCCAACGACGACTTCACGGCCGCGGACTTCCGGCGCGAGGCGTTCCGCGCCGCGGGCGCGATCACCGCGCGCGGCCGCCTCCCGATCATCGCGGGCGGATCGAACTCATACATCGAGGAGCTCGTCGACGGCGACCGCCGCTCATTCCGCGAGCGTTACGACTGCTGCTTCCTGTGGGTGGACGTGCAGCTCCCCGTGCTGCACGGTTACGTCTCCCGCCGCGTCGACGAGATGTACACCCGCGGGCTCGTGGACGAGGTCGTGGCCGCCGTCGACCCGCACCGCACCGACTACTCCCGCGGCATCTGGCGTGCCATCGGCGTGCCAGAGCTCGACGCGTACCTGCGGTGGTTGCGCAGctccggcgacgacgaggacgagcgCGCCCGGCTGCAGGCCGTCGCCATCGAGGACATCAAGTCGAACACCAGCCGGCTCTCGTGCCGGCAGCGCGCCAAGATCCAGCGGCTGGCGAAGCTGTGGCAAGTCCGGCGCGTGGACGCCACGGAAGCATTCCGGAGGCGCGGTGACGCCGCCGACGAGGCATGGCAGCGGCTCGTCGCAGCGCCGTGCATCGACGCCGTGCGCTCCTTCCTTCACAACGACGCTGTCCCGGCTGATGATCTGCCCCCTGACGTGCCCGTGTTCACTCCTGCGGCGGCAGCCGCCGTCGCAGTATAA